One genomic region from Actinomycetes bacterium encodes:
- a CDS encoding alpha/beta fold hydrolase, whose protein sequence is MTAEQRSAAVFAGAELVKIVHGTVAGMRKAQSDRISSSPLRLVPGASQVTDVVDQSMTIAEQSVAATVAAVAEIVAPIVRWGTPTDAAPMDTSVRGGAVLAAIGAAVGDSLAEEAHTRALVPELSLRQDGRVIAPADFVESHQDSAETLVVFLHGLGCTELNWSNEVLAAVGSAVPVLVRYPTGSAVTDNGEALAAMMDQLLSGLPQCQRIVFVGHSMGGLVAWRAMEVSAALSERVSDLITLGTPHGGSPIEKGAQAALMVLNAFSATKPLASLGHRRSAGIKDLRHGAIRVEDWAGRDPDTALRDRSLLRPLPPHITHHAVVAIWPEPADDWKGSLIGDGAVRRASAEAQEHSESHPEFQPKITVLESSSHLSLIGHPDVADLIAKVLGDSRN, encoded by the coding sequence ATGACTGCTGAACAGCGTTCCGCCGCGGTATTCGCAGGCGCCGAGCTCGTCAAGATTGTTCATGGCACTGTCGCTGGCATGCGCAAAGCCCAGTCGGACCGGATCAGCAGTTCGCCACTGCGGTTAGTTCCGGGTGCATCGCAAGTGACAGATGTTGTCGATCAAAGTATGACGATCGCTGAACAATCTGTGGCGGCTACCGTCGCGGCAGTTGCTGAGATCGTGGCCCCGATAGTCCGATGGGGAACCCCCACTGATGCCGCACCCATGGACACTTCAGTACGGGGTGGTGCTGTGCTGGCCGCGATCGGAGCTGCGGTCGGTGACTCGCTCGCGGAGGAGGCCCATACTCGGGCGCTTGTGCCGGAGCTCAGTCTGCGTCAGGACGGCCGCGTTATTGCTCCTGCTGATTTTGTTGAGTCGCATCAGGATTCTGCTGAAACTCTGGTGGTGTTCTTGCATGGATTGGGATGCACCGAACTCAACTGGAGCAATGAAGTATTGGCTGCGGTCGGATCGGCAGTCCCCGTTCTTGTGCGCTATCCCACCGGCTCTGCTGTCACCGACAACGGTGAGGCGCTTGCCGCCATGATGGATCAGCTACTTTCAGGTCTGCCGCAGTGCCAGCGCATCGTGTTTGTCGGGCATTCAATGGGAGGTTTAGTTGCCTGGCGTGCGATGGAGGTCAGCGCCGCACTTTCAGAGCGAGTATCCGATCTGATCACGCTCGGTACGCCCCACGGCGGTTCCCCGATCGAGAAGGGGGCACAAGCGGCACTAATGGTCCTGAACGCTTTTAGTGCGACCAAGCCACTTGCATCGTTGGGCCATCGGAGAAGCGCGGGGATAAAAGATCTTCGTCATGGTGCAATTCGCGTTGAAGATTGGGCTGGCCGAGACCCGGACACCGCATTGCGGGATCGGTCGTTGCTGCGTCCGTTACCTCCTCACATCACCCATCACGCGGTCGTAGCTATTTGGCCCGAACCGGCGGATGATTGGAAGGGCTCCTTGATCGGCGATGGTGCGGTGCGGCGGGCTAGTGCGGAAGCCCAAGAGCACAGCGAGAGCCACCCGGAATTCCAGCCGAAGATCACCGTGCTGGAATCGTCTAGCCATCTCAGTCTGATTGGGCACCCAGACGTTGCAGATCTCATCGCCAAGGTGCTCGGCGACTCGCGGAATTAG
- the ettA gene encoding energy-dependent translational throttle protein EttA has product MAEFIYTLSKARKAHGDKVILDDVTLAFLPGAKIGVVGPNGAGKSSLLKIMAGMDQPSNGEARLSPGYAVGILEQEPQLDPDKTVLENVEEGVKRTKSLLDRYNEISAQMADPEADFDALMTEMGKLQEEIDHKNAWDLDSQLEQAMDALRCPPADADVTVLSGGERRRVALCKLLLEQPDLLLLDEPTNHLDAESVLWLEQHLEKYPGTVVAITHDRYFLDNVAQWILELDRGRAFPYEGNYSTYLEKKSARLKVEGQKDAKMQKRLGDELDWVRSNAKARQTKSRARLQRYEEMAVEAEKTRKLDFEEIQIPPGPRLGATVVETDHLTKAFDDRLLMDDLSFSLPRNGIVGVIGPNGVGKTTLFRMIVAAAGGTDNEEPDKAELPTSGDLKVGETVLLSYVDQSRAGLDAEKTVWQVVSDELDWIKVGNVEMPSRAYVGAFGFKGPDQQKPTRVLSGGERNRLNLALTLKQGGNVLLLDEPTNDLDVETLGSLENALLEFPGCAVITSHDRWFLDRVATHILAYEGDSNWFWFEGNFDSYEKNKIERLGEEAARPHRTTYRKLTRD; this is encoded by the coding sequence ATGGCTGAATTCATCTACACCCTTAGTAAGGCGCGCAAGGCTCACGGCGACAAAGTGATCCTGGACGACGTGACGCTAGCCTTTCTACCCGGCGCCAAGATCGGGGTGGTGGGGCCCAACGGTGCTGGTAAGTCCAGTCTGCTGAAGATCATGGCCGGGATGGATCAGCCGTCTAACGGTGAGGCCCGGCTGAGTCCTGGCTATGCAGTGGGAATCTTGGAACAGGAGCCGCAGCTCGACCCCGACAAGACTGTGCTGGAGAACGTGGAAGAAGGGGTCAAGCGCACCAAGAGTCTGCTCGACCGCTACAACGAAATCTCCGCCCAAATGGCTGACCCGGAGGCGGATTTTGATGCGTTGATGACTGAAATGGGCAAGTTGCAGGAAGAGATCGACCACAAGAATGCCTGGGATCTCGATTCGCAGTTAGAGCAGGCCATGGACGCGCTGCGGTGTCCGCCAGCGGATGCTGATGTCACGGTGCTATCGGGTGGTGAGCGACGACGAGTTGCGTTGTGCAAGTTACTGCTGGAACAGCCAGACCTCTTGCTTTTGGACGAGCCGACCAACCATCTCGATGCGGAGTCAGTGTTGTGGCTGGAACAGCACCTTGAGAAGTATCCCGGAACCGTGGTCGCGATCACACACGATCGGTACTTTCTCGACAATGTGGCGCAGTGGATCCTGGAGCTTGATCGTGGTCGCGCCTTTCCCTATGAAGGCAATTACTCCACTTACTTGGAAAAGAAGTCCGCCCGGCTCAAGGTGGAGGGGCAAAAGGACGCCAAGATGCAAAAGCGGCTGGGTGACGAGCTGGACTGGGTTCGGTCGAATGCGAAAGCGCGCCAGACCAAGTCCCGAGCCCGACTGCAGCGTTACGAGGAGATGGCGGTCGAGGCGGAGAAGACCCGGAAGTTGGACTTCGAAGAGATCCAAATCCCACCGGGGCCCCGACTAGGTGCCACGGTTGTGGAAACTGACCATCTCACCAAAGCTTTCGATGATCGATTGTTGATGGACGATTTGTCGTTCTCGCTTCCCCGCAACGGCATTGTCGGGGTGATCGGCCCGAACGGTGTTGGCAAGACCACGCTATTTCGCATGATTGTTGCCGCAGCCGGCGGTACTGATAACGAAGAACCGGATAAGGCTGAGTTGCCTACCTCGGGTGATCTGAAGGTGGGAGAGACGGTGTTGCTGTCCTATGTTGATCAGTCCCGGGCAGGGTTGGACGCTGAGAAAACCGTGTGGCAGGTCGTGTCTGATGAACTGGACTGGATCAAGGTGGGCAATGTGGAAATGCCGTCACGCGCCTACGTGGGGGCCTTTGGATTCAAGGGCCCGGATCAGCAGAAGCCGACGCGAGTACTGTCCGGCGGTGAACGCAACCGGCTCAATCTCGCGCTGACGTTGAAGCAGGGCGGGAATGTACTGCTTCTCGATGAGCCAACCAACGACCTCGATGTAGAGACATTGGGCAGTTTGGAAAACGCGCTGTTGGAGTTCCCGGGCTGTGCCGTGATCACTTCCCATGACCGCTGGTTCTTGGATCGGGTTGCCACGCACATCCTGGCCTATGAGGGCGATTCCAACTGGTTCTGGTTTGAGGGCAACTTCGACTCTTACGAGAAGAACAAGATCGAGCGGCTCGGGGAGGAAGCGGCTCGGCCACATCGGACCACCTACCGGAAACTCACCAGAGACTAG
- a CDS encoding ECF transporter S component, which produces MRCDRRTGLVLAAVSLLGLAMFGWPLWINPDAELAHSQDASLMFAGVLAMLVVVLGAEISRGGIDAKALALLGLLAALAAALRPLGSGISGFQPMFVVIILGGRALGPSFGFSLGLVATFGSALLTGGVGPWLPFQMLGAAWLGMGAGLLPRASGRKEIALLAGYSAVAGIAYGFLLNMWFWPFLTAGQEGITFEPGAPVGENLARFLAFCLITSLGFDIPRAIGLVALIALAGGPLLRSLRRVARRAQFDAQPQFDAEPQLDATTTPPPETEPASATGQRID; this is translated from the coding sequence ATGCGATGCGATCGCCGCACCGGCCTCGTCTTAGCAGCAGTGTCACTGTTGGGTCTGGCCATGTTCGGCTGGCCGTTGTGGATCAATCCCGATGCCGAACTTGCTCACAGTCAAGACGCTTCGCTGATGTTCGCCGGAGTACTGGCGATGTTAGTGGTGGTTTTGGGAGCCGAGATTTCGCGAGGTGGAATCGATGCCAAGGCACTAGCGCTGTTGGGGCTACTAGCAGCCTTGGCTGCGGCGTTACGACCCCTCGGTTCGGGTATCTCGGGTTTCCAACCAATGTTTGTGGTGATCATCCTGGGTGGTCGGGCGTTGGGACCCAGTTTTGGTTTCTCCTTAGGTCTAGTGGCCACCTTTGGCTCGGCGCTACTCACAGGTGGAGTGGGCCCGTGGCTGCCCTTCCAAATGCTTGGTGCGGCCTGGCTAGGTATGGGCGCTGGACTGCTACCGCGGGCATCGGGTCGCAAGGAGATCGCACTCCTTGCCGGCTACAGCGCCGTCGCCGGAATCGCCTATGGCTTCCTGCTTAACATGTGGTTTTGGCCATTCCTCACCGCTGGCCAGGAGGGCATCACTTTTGAACCGGGTGCCCCAGTCGGCGAGAACCTGGCGAGATTCCTGGCGTTCTGTCTGATCACGTCGTTGGGCTTCGATATCCCGCGCGCCATCGGTTTGGTTGCGCTGATCGCGCTCGCCGGTGGGCCGCTGCTGCGCAGCCTCCGGCGCGTTGCCCGACGAGCCCAGTTCGACGCACAGCCACAGTTCGACGCAGAGCCGCAGCTCGATGCGACCACCACGCCGCCACCGGAGACAGAACCAGCGTCAGCCACCGGACAGCGGATCGACTAG
- a CDS encoding ATP-binding cassette domain-containing protein yields MIEFQQVTFQYQDETKPQLRDVHLTIPEGELAVVVGATGTGKSTLLGLINGLVPHFTGGRLQGQVVVAGRSTAEFPPREMADLVGLVRQDPAAGFVTDLVEDELAYTMESLGVPADVMRRRVEETLDLLGLDQLRNRALRTLSGGERQRVAIGSVLTAHPRVLVLDEPTSALDPQAAEEVLAAIQRLVHDLGLTVVVSEHRLERVVQYADTVVIVHGDGTVTRHNDPSEAMAISPVEPPLATLGKRVGWDPLPLSIRDARRAASDLRQSLPPMPPLPIGTEHGPTVAQVAKLSAIRGNNPVLRSIDLQVNAGEIVAVIGRNGAGKTTLLRSFAGSQPPDSGTVQVRGMDPVKLSGKELVAKVGFVPQEPATMLWAESVAAECEAADSTSDLAPGTTLVLFQTLRNDIDPLTHPMDLSEGTRLALVVALVAAGAPDLLLLDEPTRGLDYCAKTELADVLREQALRGAAIVLATHDVELVAEACTRVIMLGDGDVVLDTDARSAATASPAFAPQVAKVFAPLQYLTVAEVTAGVLAQRDSGAKQ; encoded by the coding sequence ATGATCGAGTTTCAGCAGGTGACCTTCCAGTACCAAGACGAGACGAAGCCCCAGTTGCGCGACGTGCACTTGACCATCCCTGAAGGCGAACTCGCCGTGGTCGTCGGGGCCACCGGAACCGGCAAGTCAACCCTGCTCGGTCTGATCAACGGCCTCGTCCCGCACTTCACCGGCGGACGACTACAAGGGCAGGTCGTCGTGGCCGGTCGTAGTACTGCTGAGTTTCCCCCCCGCGAGATGGCCGACCTCGTGGGACTGGTGCGTCAAGATCCGGCGGCGGGATTTGTCACTGATCTGGTCGAAGATGAACTCGCCTACACCATGGAATCGCTAGGCGTGCCCGCTGACGTGATGCGCCGTCGAGTGGAAGAGACTCTAGATCTGCTAGGCCTGGATCAACTACGAAATCGCGCGCTGCGGACTTTGTCCGGTGGCGAACGGCAGCGAGTGGCGATCGGCTCAGTCCTCACTGCTCATCCTCGGGTCTTAGTTCTCGATGAGCCGACCTCGGCCCTGGATCCGCAGGCCGCAGAAGAGGTACTAGCTGCGATACAACGACTGGTTCACGATCTGGGACTGACCGTGGTGGTATCCGAGCATCGGCTAGAGCGAGTGGTGCAGTATGCCGACACCGTAGTCATCGTCCACGGCGACGGTACGGTCACCCGGCACAACGATCCCAGCGAGGCGATGGCGATCTCGCCAGTGGAACCACCGTTGGCAACACTGGGCAAGCGCGTCGGATGGGATCCGCTGCCGTTGTCCATTCGCGACGCGCGGCGGGCTGCCTCTGACTTGCGGCAAAGTTTGCCACCGATGCCGCCACTACCCATCGGGACCGAGCATGGCCCCACTGTGGCGCAAGTAGCCAAACTGTCCGCGATCCGAGGCAACAATCCTGTGCTGCGCTCGATTGATCTGCAGGTCAATGCTGGGGAGATCGTTGCGGTCATCGGCCGCAACGGTGCCGGAAAGACCACTTTGTTGCGTTCCTTCGCAGGCAGCCAACCGCCAGACTCCGGCACCGTGCAAGTGCGGGGTATGGATCCGGTGAAACTGTCGGGGAAGGAGTTGGTCGCAAAGGTAGGTTTCGTCCCACAGGAACCTGCCACCATGCTTTGGGCCGAATCAGTCGCGGCAGAGTGCGAAGCCGCGGATTCCACCAGCGACCTCGCACCAGGCACGACGCTGGTGTTGTTCCAGACCCTACGCAACGACATCGATCCGCTAACTCACCCGATGGACCTATCCGAAGGCACTCGACTTGCATTGGTTGTGGCATTGGTTGCGGCTGGCGCTCCCGATCTACTGCTGCTTGATGAGCCCACCAGAGGTTTGGACTACTGCGCGAAGACCGAACTAGCAGATGTGCTGCGGGAGCAGGCACTGCGAGGCGCTGCCATTGTGCTCGCCACCCACGACGTTGAACTTGTTGCCGAGGCGTGCACTCGAGTGATCATGTTGGGAGACGGAGATGTAGTCCTCGATACCGACGCTCGCAGCGCAGCCACTGCGTCTCCGGCGTTTGCCCCGCAGGTTGCCAAGGTCTTTGCACCACTGCAGTACCTGACGGTTGCTGAAGTCACTGCTGGTGTGTTGGCACAACGAGACTCTGGAGCCAAGCAGTGA
- a CDS encoding lipase family protein: protein MTPSRVLSLAATIAAMAISPAVLPSAAADPPPTNPPLLIEKPTEDEAAGLLGQTPRQCRYSGNSFYEAPATEDLPAKLGSLIRCKKHKIKGLKDASAYRVMYTTETPDGSPRASTGLIFVPNQKAPKRGRKVVAWSHGTVGLGAKCAPSRSLKKISPTGTGSFEWINSMLARNWVVAATDYIGLGTKGPNAGSALYLVGNSGAIDTINSVRAARNLNTAKARKTYAVYGHSQGGQSSLFVGSVAKSYAPSLKLKGVAAADPAAEVVAEVNQVWDQGIGWVIGPPVVLSWPAANPSLDPTEIVSEAGLKRYRSLAKECIGPASLAGLADRLLFGSFFVANPMNNPDWARFAAEQVTPRITAVPVFIGQNTADGVVLANTIAKLQVDWCSAPGKQTKLKMNWVKEPEQSFLKSLSIHADAAAYQAPAVIKWINKRFKNKSAPSSCGSKPPVAPAGG from the coding sequence GTGACACCCTCACGCGTACTGAGCCTCGCCGCGACTATCGCGGCTATGGCCATTTCTCCGGCCGTACTTCCAAGCGCAGCGGCAGACCCACCGCCCACCAACCCGCCCTTGCTTATCGAGAAGCCGACAGAAGACGAAGCTGCTGGGCTCCTCGGCCAAACGCCACGACAGTGTCGCTACAGCGGTAACAGCTTTTACGAGGCCCCTGCCACCGAAGATTTGCCTGCCAAACTTGGGTCGTTGATTCGGTGCAAGAAGCACAAGATCAAGGGACTCAAGGATGCCTCGGCTTATCGAGTCATGTACACCACTGAGACACCTGACGGTTCTCCCCGGGCCAGCACTGGTCTCATTTTTGTCCCCAACCAGAAGGCTCCGAAACGTGGCCGGAAGGTGGTGGCTTGGTCTCACGGCACAGTTGGACTTGGCGCCAAATGCGCGCCATCGCGTTCACTGAAAAAGATCAGCCCCACGGGGACCGGAAGTTTCGAGTGGATCAACTCCATGCTCGCCCGGAATTGGGTGGTCGCTGCCACGGACTACATCGGACTAGGCACCAAGGGCCCGAATGCTGGGTCAGCTCTGTATCTGGTTGGTAATAGCGGTGCCATCGACACCATTAACTCTGTCCGGGCAGCCCGAAACCTCAACACCGCCAAGGCGCGCAAGACCTACGCGGTCTACGGTCATTCACAAGGTGGACAGTCCTCATTATTCGTTGGCAGCGTTGCCAAGTCATATGCTCCCAGCCTCAAACTCAAGGGTGTCGCGGCAGCTGATCCTGCTGCGGAGGTGGTCGCGGAAGTGAACCAGGTGTGGGACCAAGGAATCGGGTGGGTCATTGGACCGCCGGTGGTACTGTCTTGGCCCGCCGCCAACCCCTCACTCGATCCAACCGAAATCGTGAGCGAGGCGGGCCTGAAGCGCTATCGCAGTCTGGCCAAGGAGTGCATTGGTCCAGCATCGCTCGCCGGCCTCGCAGATCGCCTCTTGTTTGGTTCATTTTTTGTAGCGAACCCCATGAACAACCCGGACTGGGCGAGGTTTGCCGCCGAGCAAGTCACTCCACGAATCACAGCCGTTCCGGTCTTTATCGGGCAGAACACCGCGGATGGGGTTGTGCTCGCGAACACCATTGCAAAACTCCAAGTTGATTGGTGTTCAGCACCAGGCAAGCAGACGAAACTGAAGATGAACTGGGTCAAAGAACCGGAGCAGAGTTTCCTCAAGTCGCTGAGTATCCATGCTGACGCCGCTGCCTACCAGGCTCCGGCAGTGATCAAGTGGATCAACAAGCGCTTTAAGAATAAGTCGGCGCCTAGTTCTTGCGGTAGTAAGCCGCCGGTGGCTCCGGCTGGAGGCTAA
- a CDS encoding nitroreductase family deazaflavin-dependent oxidoreductase produces the protein MPLQGEYVPSPVEWVRNQVEEFESSGGTAGNTMKDRPVIILTSLGAKSGKIRKTPLMRVEHDGDYAVVASKGGAPEHPIWYYNLVANPLVELQDGAIKRDYRVREITGDEKRNWWERAVATWPDYENYQANTDREIPVFLLTPVADPSV, from the coding sequence ATGCCACTGCAGGGAGAGTACGTACCTAGTCCGGTCGAGTGGGTTCGCAACCAAGTCGAGGAATTTGAAAGTTCTGGCGGAACGGCCGGTAACACCATGAAGGACAGGCCGGTCATTATTTTGACCTCGCTGGGGGCGAAGTCCGGAAAGATTCGCAAAACCCCACTGATGCGGGTCGAGCACGATGGCGACTACGCCGTGGTGGCATCCAAGGGTGGCGCTCCAGAGCACCCGATCTGGTATTACAACTTGGTGGCCAACCCGCTGGTGGAACTGCAAGACGGGGCTATCAAACGTGACTATCGAGTACGTGAGATCACCGGCGATGAAAAGCGCAACTGGTGGGAACGAGCGGTCGCCACCTGGCCGGATTACGAGAACTATCAGGCGAACACCGATCGTGAGATCCCGGTATTCCTCCTGACTCCGGTGGCGGATCCCTCGGTATAG
- a CDS encoding EAL domain-containing protein, translating into MAGEAVRRRYIPAGKPANEAERLAELEHLRIMDTGREPEFDQIVAAAAEVCGAPTALLTLIDETRQWYKAAIGFDESEANRDDVICAYTLLDNDKPFIVPNTLEHDNIKHNTFVLGGARFYAGWPLVSEHGAAVGTLCVVGPESKELSSGQVKIMDALATSAIKLIEARRYRLDLEEMLGDQERALSAVVEQAAELSETSTNSDSAISILLDQFVNVMQAESAEYWLVRGNVPTISPLWSGDSHLAAIHQESLRGRVEPPEVVRRCLISARSTEAKDERGMDVFALPIRTNGQVSGVVSLHLGKKMDLLRQRVLTAFNQIGIHLGRVLTREVESVREQRDAKVDALTGLANRSGLERELAALFADGVANDLAVAFIDLDQFKLVNDSLGHAAGDRLLQLVAERMTAAVPDGDTLARFGGDDFVLLCRGAADSPVPIEVTRAILNSLAEPFRIEDQDIYVSASAGVALGGKHQSSQELLSAADSARYRAKTSGHKLQFSKQSSVTEARETLSLKADLSAAIHNHEIEVAFQPIVALENNDVEFLESLCRWPRSDGPVSPGVFVPLAEQTGLIQSLDRFVRQQSLEQMQQWDSEGGELAGSCVSVNVSINELLPGFAVEVKQQARKANISPGRLIIEVTESILIESNQSALGEVEELAKLGFRIAVDDFGSGYSSLRRLRDLPAKYLKVDASLLPQNLDDGDFLGGVVALAKSLHQTLVVEGVETQQQLAALKQAEIPLCQGYYFARPTDAAGVRKWMQTS; encoded by the coding sequence ATGGCAGGCGAAGCGGTGCGGCGGCGGTATATCCCTGCGGGCAAACCCGCTAATGAAGCAGAGCGACTCGCGGAACTCGAGCACCTCAGAATCATGGACACTGGCAGAGAGCCGGAGTTCGATCAAATCGTGGCGGCTGCTGCTGAGGTGTGTGGCGCACCCACCGCGCTGCTCACTCTTATCGACGAGACCCGGCAGTGGTACAAAGCAGCGATAGGTTTCGATGAGTCCGAGGCGAATCGTGACGACGTTATTTGTGCCTACACCCTGCTCGACAATGACAAGCCATTCATCGTGCCCAACACATTGGAACACGACAACATCAAGCACAACACCTTCGTCCTCGGTGGTGCTCGGTTCTACGCTGGCTGGCCACTCGTGTCCGAACATGGTGCGGCGGTGGGCACTTTATGTGTCGTGGGACCGGAGTCGAAGGAACTGAGCTCTGGCCAAGTCAAGATCATGGACGCCTTGGCCACTTCAGCGATCAAACTCATTGAGGCCCGGCGGTATCGCCTTGATTTGGAAGAGATGTTGGGAGACCAGGAGCGAGCGCTGTCCGCTGTTGTGGAACAGGCAGCGGAGTTATCCGAGACATCCACCAATAGCGATTCAGCCATCAGCATCCTGTTAGATCAGTTTGTGAATGTGATGCAGGCGGAGAGTGCGGAGTACTGGCTGGTTCGAGGTAACGTCCCCACGATTTCACCGTTATGGTCTGGCGATTCTCATTTGGCCGCGATCCACCAAGAGTCGTTGCGAGGTCGAGTGGAGCCTCCGGAAGTGGTACGACGTTGCCTCATTTCCGCCCGATCAACTGAGGCCAAGGATGAACGGGGAATGGACGTATTTGCCCTGCCGATTCGTACCAATGGTCAGGTTAGCGGTGTCGTCTCGTTACATCTCGGCAAGAAAATGGACCTGCTGCGACAACGAGTTCTTACTGCCTTCAACCAAATCGGGATCCATCTGGGTCGGGTGCTAACGCGAGAAGTCGAGAGCGTCCGTGAACAGCGTGATGCGAAGGTCGATGCATTGACTGGGCTGGCGAACAGATCGGGTCTGGAGCGGGAACTTGCAGCGCTCTTTGCCGACGGAGTGGCCAACGACCTTGCCGTTGCATTCATCGATCTCGACCAGTTCAAGTTAGTCAATGATTCGCTGGGGCACGCTGCGGGTGACCGGTTACTGCAACTAGTGGCCGAGCGGATGACTGCTGCAGTGCCGGACGGGGATACGCTTGCCCGCTTCGGTGGCGACGATTTCGTGCTGCTGTGTCGCGGGGCTGCGGATTCGCCGGTGCCCATCGAAGTGACGCGCGCAATTTTGAACTCGTTAGCTGAGCCATTTCGGATTGAGGATCAGGACATTTACGTCAGCGCCTCAGCTGGGGTAGCTCTCGGCGGCAAACACCAAAGTTCACAGGAGTTGCTGTCTGCCGCGGATTCCGCGAGGTATCGAGCCAAAACTAGCGGACACAAACTCCAGTTCAGCAAGCAATCTTCGGTCACCGAGGCCCGAGAGACGCTCAGTCTGAAAGCAGACTTGAGTGCGGCGATTCACAATCACGAGATCGAGGTCGCCTTCCAACCGATCGTCGCTCTCGAGAACAACGACGTGGAGTTCCTTGAATCATTGTGCCGCTGGCCTCGGTCAGACGGTCCAGTGTCGCCCGGCGTCTTTGTCCCGTTAGCTGAACAGACCGGGCTTATCCAGTCCCTTGACCGATTTGTTCGCCAGCAGAGTCTGGAACAAATGCAGCAGTGGGATTCCGAGGGTGGTGAGCTCGCGGGTAGCTGCGTTTCGGTGAACGTCTCTATTAACGAACTGCTGCCTGGTTTTGCCGTGGAGGTGAAGCAACAGGCGCGTAAGGCAAATATTTCCCCGGGACGACTGATTATCGAGGTAACTGAATCGATCCTGATCGAGTCCAACCAGTCTGCTTTGGGGGAAGTGGAAGAGTTAGCCAAGCTGGGGTTCCGCATCGCAGTCGATGATTTCGGTTCCGGGTACTCGTCACTACGACGACTGCGAGACTTACCAGCAAAGTATCTGAAGGTAGATGCGAGCCTACTGCCGCAGAATCTGGACGACGGAGATTTTCTCGGCGGTGTCGTCGCTCTTGCCAAGTCACTCCATCAAACACTCGTGGTGGAAGGCGTCGAAACTCAGCAGCAACTGGCCGCTCTTAAGCAGGCTGAAATCCCGCTATGCCAGGGTTACTACTTCGCGCGTCCCACTGATGCGGCTGGAGTTCGCAAATGGATGCAGACGAGCTAG
- a CDS encoding energy-coupling factor transporter transmembrane protein EcfT, whose translation MNPSRVSRNARPSAACTYPSRTADRVALPATLPRTAERRAVVLTAFTLPRLLHPGAWWIWALGLAVAAARTTNPLLLLLIAAVAGVVVAERRVAGPWGRSYLAFAKFGLVVIAIRVVLEILIGASDLGPTLFILPEVPLPDWMAGVKLGGIVTLSGLLLAVFEGLRIAVMLICIGAVNSLVNPSRLLRIVPAALYEVGVAVVVCMTTAPILVSDAGRIREARRLRGQPTAGPRAWAQMALPLFSGALERSVALAASMDSRGYGRTAGLSRTTRRITAGLLLLGILGVLLGLYGLLDGSTPGVAGVAVLGWPLLLVGAGLAAAGSLLAGRRVSRTRYRPDAWKLPEWLVALCGVVPAAVFIMLGSDQALTGPTTPPTWPEIPFVALVSLLVAMLPAAIAPPPPVTDSAVTPSRDRSAVAA comes from the coding sequence GTGAACCCTTCGAGGGTAAGCCGGAATGCCCGACCGAGCGCCGCTTGCACCTATCCGTCGCGGACTGCGGATCGAGTCGCCCTTCCGGCCACCCTTCCCCGCACCGCCGAACGAAGGGCCGTCGTGTTGACCGCGTTCACGCTTCCCCGATTGCTGCATCCGGGCGCGTGGTGGATCTGGGCGCTGGGACTCGCAGTTGCGGCAGCCCGCACGACCAATCCCTTGCTCTTGCTCTTGATTGCCGCCGTGGCTGGAGTAGTGGTGGCCGAACGCCGGGTAGCGGGTCCATGGGGACGGTCATATCTAGCTTTCGCAAAATTTGGTTTGGTCGTGATCGCGATTCGGGTCGTGCTGGAAATCCTGATTGGCGCCAGTGACCTCGGCCCGACGCTGTTCATCTTGCCGGAGGTGCCGTTGCCGGACTGGATGGCTGGCGTGAAGTTGGGTGGCATCGTGACGCTGTCTGGGCTGCTACTAGCAGTATTCGAAGGCTTGCGGATCGCCGTCATGCTGATCTGTATCGGAGCAGTGAATTCGCTGGTCAACCCCAGCCGGCTGCTGCGCATCGTTCCCGCCGCACTCTACGAAGTCGGTGTCGCTGTCGTGGTGTGTATGACCACCGCCCCGATCCTGGTCAGTGACGCTGGTCGGATTCGCGAAGCCCGCCGACTGCGTGGACAGCCCACCGCCGGACCGCGGGCTTGGGCGCAGATGGCGCTACCACTATTCAGTGGCGCCTTGGAACGATCGGTGGCGTTAGCTGCCTCGATGGACTCCCGCGGCTACGGCCGTACCGCTGGCCTGTCCCGCACCACTCGTCGCATCACTGCTGGCTTACTGCTCCTGGGAATATTGGGCGTACTGCTGGGCTTGTACGGACTACTGGACGGCAGCACTCCCGGGGTCGCGGGGGTCGCGGTGCTGGGCTGGCCACTGCTATTGGTCGGCGCCGGGCTAGCCGCAGCCGGCTCACTGCTGGCTGGCCGACGCGTCAGCAGGACTCGCTACCGCCCGGATGCGTGGAAACTGCCGGAATGGCTGGTCGCGTTGTGCGGTGTCGTACCAGCAGCAGTGTTCATCATGCTGGGCTCCGATCAAGCACTGACCGGGCCAACGACACCACCCACCTGGCCGGAGATCCCCTTCGTCGCTCTCGTCAGTCTGCTGGTGGCGATGCTGCCTGCGGCCATCGCACCACCGCCACCGGTGACCGATAGCGCGGTAACCCCCAGCCGGGATCGATCGGCGGTGGCCGCATGA